The Streptomyces sp. NBC_01463 DNA window GGGCCGCTCATCAGCTTGGCGAGCACCGGCATGGCGTCGACCAGCAGCAGCACGGCATGCAGCAGGAACATCATGAAGAGCGCGAAACCGTCGGACCAGGCCACCGTGGACAGGGCCTCGGCACGCAGCAGCAGCCCGTCGTGCTGCTGCGACGACTCCCGGTCGGCGACCTTGGCGTCGATCGCCTTCTTGACGTCCGTGCGGTAGGCCGTTCCCGCGCTGACCAGCTGCTCGGACAGGACGTTCCCCTTGCCGACGAGTTCGGCGCGCTTCTTCTCGTACTCGGCGACCTTGCTGGTCCGCCGGTACGCGCTGGTGTCGGCGCGGGCGCGCTCGCAGGTCTCGGTGGTGTCCCAGCCGTTGCCGCGCCGGATCCACCGCTCCTTGGCGCACTCGCGGCGCTCGGTGGCCAGCTTCTTGTCGAGGGCGTCGTTGAAGGTCTTGATCTGCTGGTCGAGACGGGCGACGGCGTCGGTGTTGTCACCGATGTCGCCCTTGATCGAGGCCGGCGCGCCCTTCACCGTCAGATGGAAGTCGCCGCAGTCCGCGCGGCTCGTCGTGTCCGCACCGTCGAGGGGGTTGCAGGCGGTGAGGCTGCCACGGAAGTCCGCGAGGTCGCGCTCCCTGCTGACCGCCATCTCCTGGCGTATCTCCCGGTCGAAGATCTGGAACAGCATCGGCTCGGCGATGGTCAGCCCGAGCACCACGGAGAGGAACAGCCGGGGCACCAGCATGCGCACCGCGCGTCCGCCGGTGTAGCCGTGGGTGC harbors:
- a CDS encoding DUF4407 domain-containing protein, producing the protein MAADTPVRPPEESYDTWASGTGPAHGPRRGRRSGRGPAVFLRRLIGIREEILDRESAERARYTWYGAIVLNTALLGGASMALAISTIREGTPVAAAVLIGVIWAWIVLALDSWLVSSTHGYTGGRAVRMLVPRLFLSVVLGLTIAEPMLFQIFDREIRQEMAVSRERDLADFRGSLTACNPLDGADTTSRADCGDFHLTVKGAPASIKGDIGDNTDAVARLDQQIKTFNDALDKKLATERRECAKERWIRRGNGWDTTETCERARADTSAYRRTSKVAEYEKKRAELVGKGNVLSEQLVSAGTAYRTDVKKAIDAKVADRESSQQHDGLLLRAEALSTVAWSDGFALFMMFLLHAVLLLVDAMPVLAKLMSGPSEYDRRLGERREANQRIHLEDQDVQRQVATIDHEVRRYAAEVRAEEDKSRLGHARYKARAEHVRMVREELDARTARLLGE